One window from the genome of Candidatus Chlorohelix allophototropha encodes:
- a CDS encoding complex I subunit 4 family protein encodes MSMIEIPLLSLIIFLPFVGALLLLALRLPQKASYWLSVVWSLVVFAIAVGLLLNFADGSTSGFAFSEKLEWLKPLGMNYQVAVDSISAWLIALTAFVSLVAAFSAREIQGRHNYFRAWLLTLETGILGVFAATNLLNFYVFWEVMLIPAYFLIGRWGITRERVKSAIRFVIYTLVGSLLMLVAMLALAFLTVPAGGQPSLDLLVLKERIGGLDRSTQEWLFLAFAAAFAVKVPLFPLQAWQPDAYAESPTPVTIVLAGVMSKTGTYGFLRFGIFLFPTASQTFAPLICILALASIIYGALAALGQTDLKRLLAYSSLSHTGFIVLGLFALNNQGVNGAVLQMINHGITTPALFLAATALSNRTGTTELAGMAGLQSRMPRLAALFLILSLASLGLPGLNQFAGEFLILGGAWQASAWYAVIGAVGVVLAAWYSIRMFQLIWHGPRAENEVPALAKALDMRPVEYLVFVPLVALIVLLGLAPALVTSIFDGSVSTLLK; translated from the coding sequence ATGAGCATGATTGAAATTCCGTTACTCAGTCTAATAATATTCCTACCATTTGTAGGTGCCTTGCTGTTGCTGGCGTTGCGGCTGCCTCAAAAAGCCTCCTATTGGTTGAGCGTAGTGTGGTCGCTGGTAGTGTTTGCGATAGCGGTAGGGCTGCTACTGAACTTTGCGGACGGATCGACCTCCGGTTTTGCCTTTAGCGAAAAGCTGGAATGGCTCAAACCGTTAGGCATGAACTATCAGGTTGCGGTGGACTCAATCAGCGCGTGGCTGATAGCTTTAACCGCTTTTGTGAGTCTGGTAGCGGCTTTCAGCGCGCGTGAAATACAAGGTCGTCACAACTATTTCCGAGCTTGGCTGCTGACCCTTGAAACCGGGATTCTCGGCGTTTTTGCTGCTACCAACCTGCTCAATTTCTACGTTTTCTGGGAAGTAATGCTGATACCAGCGTATTTTCTGATTGGGCGTTGGGGCATCACTCGTGAGCGGGTGAAAAGCGCGATACGCTTCGTAATATATACGCTGGTGGGTAGCTTGCTGATGTTGGTAGCGATGCTAGCGTTGGCTTTCCTGACCGTTCCGGCGGGTGGGCAACCTTCTCTTGATTTACTGGTATTAAAGGAGCGCATTGGCGGGTTGGATCGCAGCACGCAGGAATGGCTGTTTCTGGCTTTCGCGGCTGCTTTCGCCGTAAAAGTCCCGCTGTTTCCGTTGCAAGCGTGGCAACCGGATGCTTACGCTGAATCGCCCACTCCGGTAACCATTGTGCTGGCAGGGGTGATGAGCAAAACCGGAACATACGGTTTCTTGCGTTTTGGTATATTTCTGTTTCCGACAGCTTCGCAGACTTTTGCGCCTTTAATCTGTATTCTCGCCCTTGCAAGTATTATCTATGGGGCGTTGGCGGCGCTAGGACAAACCGACCTGAAGCGTTTGCTGGCTTACAGTAGTCTCAGCCATACTGGTTTCATAGTGCTAGGATTATTCGCTCTGAACAATCAGGGGGTGAACGGCGCGGTGTTGCAAATGATTAATCATGGCATCACCACTCCCGCGCTGTTTTTAGCGGCAACCGCTCTTTCCAATCGCACCGGAACTACCGAATTGGCGGGGATGGCAGGCTTGCAAAGTCGTATGCCCCGACTGGCAGCGCTCTTTCTGATTTTGAGCCTTGCTTCGCTGGGTTTACCCGGCTTGAATCAGTTTGCGGGTGAATTCCTGATATTGGGGGGGGCATGGCAAGCTTCGGCATGGTATGCGGTAATCGGCGCGGTGGGCGTTGTGTTGGCGGCGTGGTATAGCATCAGGATGTTCCAGTTAATCTGGCACGGACCTCGCGCTGAAAATGAAGTTCCGGCGTTGGCAAAAGCGCTAGATATGCGCCCGGTTGAGTACCTAGTGTTTGTGCCGCTTGTGGCTTTAATAGTGCTGCTTGGGCTTGCACCGGCGCTGGTGACAAGTATTTTCGACGGTAGCGTAAGCACGCTGCTTAAATAA
- the nuoL gene encoding NADH-quinone oxidoreductase subunit L, whose product MAEAIGLVVLFPLLGFLAIALLGNSLSEKGAAYLACAAVGFAFLAALASIPAVYDPKDVFSYTWTQAGNWKFSFGLLADPLSVFMCLIVTGVGFLIHLYSIGYMTGEHGEPEADYRRFFAYMNLFVFSMLLLVTSNNFIFLLVGWAGVGLSSFLLIGFYKDKPSAVKAARKALVMNTIGDVGLLLGIFVIILNTGAATYYNAFRGAEFAADGGWRDIASILLLIAAVAKSAQLPLHTWLPDAMEGPTPVSALIHAATMVTAGVYLITRAHPIFAYSEVALIAIPVIGAASAVYAATCAITQTDIKRVLAYSTMSQLGYMFMAAGAGAYEAAMFHLLTHAFFKALLFLSAGAVIHAIGGEQDIRKMGGLGKQLPLARWTFLIGALSISGIPVFSGFFSKEAIFAAYPLFGGKEAQVGFGLNETGHIILGWVALLVAIMTAAYMFRLYFLVFSGPKAKNYHPHKSPLTMKLPLVVLGALSVVGGFVYVPGAYNLLEKWFEKAHDFGATTPSRWLSIPYETIEWTNVIGAVGAAIIGWFIAYGIFGRAERVAPSNEVRGFAAFLQNGWYLDKLYYAVVATPVVWVSKLLTKQADKDVAEALDWGIGGSLWAGSKLIRKTETGYVRNYALGILVGAVALLAYVLVAAIQR is encoded by the coding sequence GTGGCTGAAGCTATCGGGTTGGTAGTACTGTTTCCCCTCTTGGGCTTTCTGGCGATTGCCCTGCTGGGAAATTCTTTAAGTGAAAAAGGGGCGGCATATCTGGCATGTGCGGCGGTGGGCTTTGCCTTTCTCGCGGCGCTGGCATCTATACCCGCCGTATATGACCCTAAAGATGTATTTTCATATACATGGACGCAAGCAGGAAACTGGAAATTCAGTTTTGGCTTGCTGGCAGACCCGCTCTCGGTCTTTATGTGTCTCATCGTGACCGGAGTCGGCTTCCTCATCCACCTCTATTCGATCGGTTATATGACCGGAGAACACGGCGAGCCGGAAGCGGATTATCGCCGTTTTTTCGCCTACATGAACCTATTCGTATTCTCGATGCTGTTGCTGGTAACAAGCAACAACTTTATTTTCCTGCTGGTAGGTTGGGCAGGGGTAGGTTTAAGCTCGTTTCTGCTCATCGGTTTCTACAAGGACAAGCCGAGTGCGGTTAAAGCAGCGCGCAAAGCGTTGGTGATGAATACTATCGGCGATGTGGGTTTGCTGCTGGGCATCTTCGTAATAATCCTTAATACCGGAGCGGCTACTTATTACAACGCTTTCCGGGGGGCGGAATTTGCCGCCGATGGAGGTTGGCGCGATATTGCGTCAATCCTGTTGCTGATTGCGGCAGTGGCGAAATCGGCACAATTGCCTTTGCATACATGGCTTCCCGATGCGATGGAAGGTCCAACCCCTGTTTCGGCTCTTATACACGCCGCAACTATGGTTACAGCCGGGGTTTATCTGATAACGCGGGCGCATCCCATCTTTGCCTACTCTGAGGTAGCGTTGATAGCTATACCCGTAATCGGGGCGGCATCAGCCGTGTATGCTGCCACTTGCGCTATCACCCAGACTGACATTAAGCGAGTGCTGGCATATTCAACTATGAGTCAGCTAGGTTATATGTTTATGGCGGCGGGCGCGGGCGCGTACGAAGCGGCGATGTTCCATCTCCTCACCCATGCTTTTTTCAAGGCGCTGCTGTTTCTCTCGGCGGGTGCGGTCATTCACGCCATCGGGGGCGAGCAGGATATACGCAAAATGGGCGGGCTTGGCAAGCAATTGCCGCTGGCGCGTTGGACATTCTTAATCGGCGCGTTGTCTATCAGCGGTATTCCGGTGTTTAGCGGTTTCTTCAGCAAAGAGGCAATTTTCGCCGCTTATCCTTTGTTTGGCGGGAAAGAAGCGCAGGTGGGCTTTGGCTTAAACGAAACCGGACATATTATACTGGGTTGGGTGGCGTTGCTAGTGGCAATAATGACTGCTGCTTACATGTTCCGGCTGTACTTTCTGGTGTTCAGCGGACCGAAGGCAAAGAACTATCATCCGCACAAATCACCGCTAACCATGAAACTGCCCTTAGTGGTACTTGGCGCATTATCGGTGGTGGGCGGTTTTGTGTATGTGCCGGGCGCATACAACTTGCTGGAAAAGTGGTTTGAAAAGGCTCACGATTTTGGTGCAACCACTCCCTCGCGTTGGCTCTCCATCCCTTACGAGACAATCGAATGGACAAATGTGATCGGCGCGGTGGGAGCAGCGATAATCGGCTGGTTTATAGCCTACGGAATTTTCGGGAGAGCGGAACGGGTTGCACCTTCTAATGAAGTAAGAGGTTTTGCCGCATTTCTGCAAAACGGCTGGTATCTCGACAAACTTTATTATGCGGTGGTAGCTACTCCGGTGGTGTGGGTGAGCAAGTTACTCACCAAACAGGCGGATAAGGATGTAGCGGAAGCGTTGGACTGGGGCATCGGTGGCAGCCTTTGGGCGGGTAGTAAGCTAATCCGAAAAACTGAAACAGGCTATGTAAGAAATTACGCGCTGGGAATTTTGGTAGGCGCGGTGGCGTTGCTGGCATATGTGCTGGTAGCGGCAATACAGCGGTGA
- the nuoK gene encoding NADH-quinone oxidoreductase subunit NuoK produces MSDVTFGLLISAVIFAVGAMGVLLRRNPLVQFMSIELMLNAVNLALISFSASLGTEEGHIFVLMVLTVAAAEAVIGLGIIVGLFRKRNRIDVDDVHSMDG; encoded by the coding sequence ATGAGTGATGTAACATTCGGGCTGCTGATTAGTGCGGTAATTTTTGCGGTGGGGGCTATGGGCGTGTTGCTGCGCCGTAACCCCCTCGTACAGTTTATGTCTATCGAACTGATGCTGAACGCGGTAAATCTCGCGCTTATCAGTTTTTCTGCCAGCCTCGGCACCGAAGAAGGACATATTTTTGTGCTGATGGTGCTGACGGTGGCGGCGGCAGAAGCAGTAATCGGTTTGGGAATTATTGTGGGTTTGTTCCGCAAGCGCAACCGGATTGACGTGGATGATGTCCACTCGATGGATGGGTAA
- a CDS encoding NADH-quinone oxidoreductase subunit J family protein, whose translation MEQVILLLMGVIAVGSALGVVLMPNAIYSAMMLLLNLLSLATLFLLLHAQFMFAAQLIIYAGAILVLFLFVVTLLNPEGEYIFRDKRRMQRAATISFGLFLGAMLVGAFLAAFNKTQPVFVSTDGTNGSFGSVEAFGIDLFTRFLLPFELTSLVLLVALIGAVVLGKRK comes from the coding sequence ATGGAACAGGTCATTCTGTTATTGATGGGTGTTATAGCAGTTGGTTCCGCGTTGGGGGTAGTACTCATGCCGAACGCGATTTACAGCGCGATGATGTTGCTGTTAAACCTGTTGAGTCTGGCAACTCTTTTCTTGCTACTGCATGCCCAGTTTATGTTTGCGGCTCAACTGATTATATATGCGGGCGCGATTCTGGTATTATTCCTTTTCGTGGTAACACTGCTCAACCCGGAAGGTGAATATATTTTTAGAGACAAGCGGCGTATGCAACGTGCTGCCACTATCAGCTTTGGGCTGTTTCTAGGGGCAATGCTGGTGGGAGCGTTTCTGGCGGCTTTCAATAAGACACAGCCTGTTTTTGTGTCAACTGACGGCACAAACGGCTCGTTTGGCTCGGTGGAAGCCTTCGGTATAGACTTGTTCACCCGCTTTCTGTTGCCTTTTGAACTGACCTCGTTGGTGTTGTTGGTCGCGTTAATCGGCGCGGTGGTGCTTGGGAAAAGAAAGTAA
- a CDS encoding NuoI/complex I 23 kDa subunit family protein: protein MANPFKVTVNTFKGMGITLKNIFHKPLTVQYPEHMRKLPPRERGRHVLHRYENGLERCIACMLCSGTCPADAIYIEPEENDPTQPVSFGERHARIFQIDMLRCIFCGYCQAACPTGAITLESNNLLVSYTREKMLYNKEDLIEPKGTATRGAALAWEPTPPPEAKALIPDFEGLFDGWRTTAAAVGKGNLVPEASGQVDTPKPLRKEAPLIPPGQAVPKSLPGQREEE from the coding sequence ATGGCGAATCCGTTTAAAGTTACGGTTAATACCTTTAAAGGTATGGGTATTACCCTCAAGAATATCTTTCACAAGCCGCTTACGGTGCAGTATCCGGAACATATGCGCAAGTTACCGCCCCGCGAGCGCGGCAGACATGTGTTGCACCGCTATGAAAACGGTTTGGAACGGTGTATTGCCTGTATGCTTTGCAGCGGAACTTGCCCGGCAGATGCGATTTATATCGAACCGGAAGAAAATGATCCTACCCAACCGGTTTCGTTTGGCGAAAGGCATGCGCGAATTTTCCAGATAGATATGCTGCGCTGCATTTTCTGCGGTTATTGTCAGGCTGCTTGCCCAACCGGCGCTATAACTCTTGAAAGCAATAATTTACTGGTCAGCTACACTCGCGAAAAGATGCTTTATAACAAGGAAGATCTTATAGAGCCTAAAGGGACAGCCACTAGAGGCGCGGCGTTGGCGTGGGAACCTACTCCACCACCCGAAGCCAAGGCATTAATCCCTGATTTTGAAGGACTATTCGATGGCTGGCGCACCACGGCGGCAGCGGTTGGCAAGGGAAACCTTGTGCCGGAAGCGTCCGGTCAGGTAGATACTCCCAAGCCGCTACGCAAGGAAGCCCCACTCATTCCACCGGGTCAGGCTGTGCCAAAGAGCTTGCCGGGACAAAGGGAGGAAGAATAA
- the nuoH gene encoding NADH-quinone oxidoreductase subunit NuoH, translated as MSWTDFLQFVIKAFILTAVLLGAFAYMTLFERKAIARMQNRYGPNRVGPFGTLQPIADGVKLAFKEHIVPKKAQRPLYDIAPMLSLIVAITAYAVIPLGPASLEIFGAKFWVADINIGILFILSISSLAVYGITLGGWSSGNKYSLMGAIRSSAQIISYELSLGLSLLGVIILASSLRMNDIVESQKTVWFVFLQIPGFIIYCIGAVAEVNRAPFDLPEAEQELVAGYHTEYGGMRFAMYFAAEYINMVTVSSIATTMFLGGWQPPLWFLPVELGPLWFVLKVLVFLFGFIWLRATLPRLKYDRLMQLGWKWLLPLGVLNLVITSIVVALVS; from the coding sequence ATGAGTTGGACTGATTTTCTGCAATTTGTGATAAAAGCCTTTATTCTTACAGCCGTGTTGTTGGGTGCGTTTGCTTATATGACCTTGTTTGAGCGCAAGGCAATAGCACGCATGCAGAACCGCTACGGACCAAACCGGGTAGGTCCATTTGGTACGCTACAGCCGATTGCAGACGGGGTGAAGCTGGCATTTAAAGAACACATCGTTCCAAAAAAAGCGCAACGCCCGCTCTATGATATTGCGCCTATGTTGTCGCTGATAGTGGCAATTACCGCTTATGCTGTGATACCGCTTGGTCCCGCATCGCTAGAAATATTCGGGGCAAAATTCTGGGTAGCCGATATTAACATTGGTATCCTGTTTATCCTCTCGATTTCTTCGCTGGCGGTGTACGGAATTACGCTGGGCGGTTGGAGTAGCGGCAATAAATATTCGCTGATGGGCGCTATCCGCTCGTCTGCGCAGATAATCAGCTATGAATTGAGCTTGGGCTTGAGTTTGCTAGGAGTTATAATCCTTGCTTCCTCGCTCCGCATGAATGACATTGTAGAATCACAAAAAACGGTCTGGTTTGTATTCCTGCAAATACCCGGTTTCATCATATACTGTATCGGGGCAGTGGCAGAAGTAAACCGCGCTCCCTTTGACCTACCGGAAGCGGAACAAGAACTGGTTGCAGGTTATCACACCGAATACGGTGGTATGCGCTTTGCGATGTATTTTGCGGCAGAATATATCAATATGGTCACGGTTAGCAGCATCGCCACCACAATGTTTCTAGGTGGTTGGCAACCCCCGCTATGGTTCTTGCCTGTCGAGTTGGGTCCACTATGGTTTGTGCTAAAAGTGCTGGTATTTCTCTTTGGATTTATATGGTTGCGCGCTACCTTACCGCGTTTGAAATATGATCGCTTGATGCAACTAGGCTGGAAATGGCTCTTGCCCTTGGGGGTTTTGAACCTTGTAATTACCAGCATAGTAGTGGCACTGGTTTCTTAA
- the nuoG gene encoding NADH-quinone oxidoreductase subunit NuoG: MSEQITLTIDGKTVSAAKGATIWQAAKDAGIFVPIYCYHPKMPPLGACRICMVEVEKMPKPMAACTTQVSEGMVVHTESKLASDARSGVMEFLLINHPLDCPICDKGGECDLQNYAVEFGQGTGRFHEHKRHLDKAVELGPTIVLDRERCIMCQRCARFSQLIVQDEGLIIAERGAKAEISTVPGKAYDSQFSGNTVEMCPVGALTARTYRFKARPWELRHSASVCAHCSVGCNITIDTRLSREVVRFMSRDNEAVDDGWLCDRGRYGYGFIHNRERLKSPHVRNANGKLEAVTWQQAFDYLAKRLGEIIKANGAQSVAVLPGSHATNEEIFTLQRFALETIGTDKLVYRGGNFGKYATADLPQYLTATIAGMEKAAAILVVGADISARQPILELRLKKAHRNGTKLLFLGGNPGALSRYATKIETVETGKLAQTVEQLLRKPNSDIMSTLKAAGEVAIWFDEADTLAPGNEKLFEMLVQLAQATGSFGKPGVGLGALSQDNNSVGARNISAVAKSSLSYSGFLRGEGNLKAAMVMGTNPLTDIALYGGKAESLTGLELLVVQEMFMSETAQLAHVVLPVASFAEIEGTFTNLEGRVQKIEPAIPPITGTAPNIAIIYEMSSRLGKALPALSIADIFSEITKTIPAFAGLTYEALGEQGIISGRAELASKSL, encoded by the coding sequence ATGTCTGAGCAAATAACGCTCACTATTGACGGCAAAACGGTGTCTGCTGCCAAAGGCGCAACTATTTGGCAAGCTGCTAAAGATGCTGGAATCTTTGTCCCTATATATTGCTACCATCCGAAAATGCCTCCTTTGGGCGCATGCCGAATTTGTATGGTGGAAGTTGAGAAGATGCCCAAACCGATGGCTGCTTGTACTACGCAGGTGTCGGAGGGAATGGTGGTTCACACTGAAAGTAAACTTGCCAGCGATGCCCGTTCCGGTGTGATGGAATTTTTACTGATCAACCACCCGTTGGACTGCCCAATTTGCGACAAGGGCGGGGAATGCGATTTACAGAATTACGCGGTTGAATTTGGGCAGGGAACCGGGCGCTTCCACGAGCACAAACGCCACCTTGATAAGGCGGTTGAACTTGGACCTACCATTGTGCTGGATCGCGAACGCTGTATCATGTGCCAACGTTGCGCTCGTTTTTCGCAACTAATTGTTCAGGATGAAGGCTTGATTATTGCGGAACGCGGGGCGAAAGCCGAAATTTCTACCGTTCCCGGCAAAGCCTACGATTCACAATTTTCGGGCAACACCGTTGAGATGTGCCCGGTGGGGGCGCTTACCGCGCGTACCTATCGCTTTAAAGCCCGCCCGTGGGAATTGCGTCACTCTGCCAGCGTTTGTGCTCATTGCTCGGTCGGTTGCAATATCACCATTGATACTCGCCTCAGTCGCGAGGTGGTGCGCTTCATGAGTCGTGACAATGAAGCAGTTGATGATGGCTGGTTGTGTGATCGCGGGCGCTATGGCTACGGTTTTATCCACAACCGTGAGCGACTCAAATCTCCTCATGTGCGAAACGCCAACGGTAAACTGGAAGCAGTTACATGGCAACAGGCGTTTGATTACCTTGCCAAACGGTTGGGCGAGATTATCAAAGCAAATGGGGCACAATCAGTTGCGGTGCTACCCGGTTCTCATGCTACCAATGAGGAGATTTTCACCTTACAGCGTTTCGCCCTTGAAACTATCGGGACGGATAAGCTGGTTTATCGGGGTGGAAATTTCGGGAAATATGCAACTGCCGACCTTCCCCAATACTTGACCGCAACCATTGCCGGAATGGAAAAAGCTGCCGCAATTCTGGTGGTAGGGGCGGACATCAGCGCGCGACAGCCGATTCTCGAACTGCGCCTGAAAAAAGCCCATCGAAACGGCACTAAGTTGCTATTTCTGGGTGGAAACCCCGGCGCGTTAAGCCGCTATGCCACTAAAATTGAGACAGTCGAAACTGGGAAACTGGCGCAGACGGTGGAGCAATTATTACGCAAGCCGAATTCGGATATAATGTCCACTCTCAAGGCGGCAGGTGAGGTGGCAATCTGGTTTGATGAAGCCGACACCCTTGCTCCCGGTAACGAAAAGCTGTTTGAGATGCTGGTACAACTAGCACAAGCAACCGGAAGTTTTGGCAAACCCGGAGTTGGTTTGGGGGCGCTTTCTCAGGATAACAACAGTGTGGGCGCGCGCAATATCTCCGCTGTTGCCAAAAGCAGCCTGAGCTATAGCGGGTTTCTAAGGGGCGAAGGCAATTTGAAAGCCGCGATGGTGATGGGTACAAACCCCCTTACTGATATAGCGCTATACGGTGGCAAGGCAGAAAGCCTGACAGGTCTTGAACTATTGGTAGTGCAGGAAATGTTTATGAGTGAGACGGCACAATTGGCGCATGTGGTTTTACCGGTTGCCAGTTTTGCTGAAATCGAAGGCACTTTTACCAATTTGGAAGGGCGTGTGCAGAAAATAGAGCCTGCCATCCCGCCCATCACTGGTACTGCGCCCAATATAGCGATAATATACGAAATGTCATCACGTTTGGGTAAAGCACTCCCTGCGTTGAGTATTGCGGATATTTTTAGCGAGATTACAAAGACAATCCCTGCCTTTGCCGGCTTAACTTATGAGGCGCTTGGCGAGCAGGGCATAATTAGCGGGCGGGCTGAACTCGCTTCCAAATCCTTGTAG
- a CDS encoding DUF6141 family protein: MVSNTKTGDNPLKFREVQRFMQWWIWLLLCSIAAMMWIMAFVQLVLGIKLGNKPAPDFILVALWLVFGIAFPYFFLSNRLIVEVRGDGIYYRFTSLQFRFRQVQFDELAAAQLRQYHPLREYGGWGIRLGKGSIAYNVTGNRGVMLELLNGKKILLGSQQPEELLQAIEQGRKG; the protein is encoded by the coding sequence ATGGTGAGCAATACTAAAACTGGGGATAATCCCTTAAAATTCCGTGAGGTGCAACGCTTCATGCAATGGTGGATTTGGTTATTATTATGCTCAATTGCTGCAATGATGTGGATAATGGCATTTGTACAACTGGTATTGGGCATCAAATTGGGCAACAAACCTGCACCCGATTTCATACTGGTAGCTTTATGGCTTGTATTTGGAATTGCTTTCCCCTACTTCTTCCTGTCAAACCGTCTGATAGTAGAAGTGCGTGGGGATGGTATCTATTATCGCTTTACCTCTTTGCAATTTAGGTTTCGGCAAGTCCAATTTGACGAACTGGCAGCGGCACAGTTGCGCCAGTATCATCCGCTACGCGAGTATGGTGGTTGGGGAATACGTCTTGGCAAGGGCAGCATTGCCTATAACGTCACTGGCAATCGGGGAGTAATGTTGGAACTGTTGAACGGTAAAAAGATTCTGCTCGGTTCGCAACAACCCGAAGAACTTTTACAGGCAATCGAACAGGGGCGAAAGGGTTAA
- a CDS encoding TQO small subunit DoxD: MQPKLKEREPQRTKPAPAPITPPVISASAAVLPLRLFLSISFLYAGIDKLFDLDFLNPNASGYIGNQLTGFAQNSPIGGFLTSVAVPNATLFGVMMLAGELAIGLGTLVGLFSRTAAFFGMVISLTLWVSTTWNVTPFFLASDLPYAMGWLVLALAGAHPVWSLDGQIQLWLNERKRQEILKQGKRAVVHPPNPELVRTQARRHFLAVAGGTLVAGSLTGVAWFNSVSNRNANSTTQSVPIETSPIITSTPVTNPFANNPQPVTTTAQGQFTATTSTPANATKTTAVANTSAPINGKVLGAIASLPVGGSLKFITPDTGDRAIVIHNSNGSVKAFSSICTHEGCEVTYYPNQQYLECPCHGARFDPNTGAVLRRPANRPLKAYNVSVDNSGNIIYQLK, translated from the coding sequence TTGCAACCGAAACTTAAAGAACGAGAACCGCAGCGAACTAAACCTGCGCCTGCTCCGATAACCCCCCCGGTTATCTCAGCCAGCGCCGCCGTTCTGCCTCTCCGCCTATTCCTATCGATATCCTTTCTCTACGCCGGTATAGATAAATTATTCGATCTAGATTTCTTAAACCCTAACGCTTCGGGATATATTGGCAACCAGCTTACCGGGTTCGCTCAGAATTCGCCCATCGGTGGGTTCTTGACCTCAGTAGCAGTACCCAACGCCACCTTGTTCGGCGTTATGATGCTGGCAGGTGAGCTTGCTATCGGTCTTGGTACGTTAGTGGGTTTGTTCAGTCGCACAGCCGCCTTCTTCGGCATGGTTATTAGCCTGACTTTGTGGGTAAGTACTACCTGGAATGTAACTCCCTTTTTCCTTGCCTCGGACTTACCCTATGCGATGGGCTGGCTGGTCTTGGCATTAGCAGGGGCACATCCCGTATGGAGTCTTGATGGACAAATACAGCTATGGCTTAATGAGCGCAAACGTCAGGAGATACTGAAACAGGGTAAGCGCGCAGTAGTACATCCACCCAACCCTGAACTGGTCAGAACGCAGGCGCGGCGGCACTTTCTAGCAGTTGCGGGTGGGACTCTTGTCGCCGGAAGCTTAACCGGAGTAGCTTGGTTTAATTCAGTTTCAAATCGCAATGCCAACTCGACAACACAGAGCGTTCCGATTGAGACTAGCCCGATTATTACTTCCACGCCTGTCACCAATCCATTTGCCAATAATCCACAACCTGTAACCACCACCGCTCAAGGGCAATTCACCGCAACCACTTCTACACCCGCAAACGCGACAAAGACAACCGCTGTAGCTAATACCAGCGCGCCGATAAACGGTAAAGTGTTAGGGGCTATAGCCAGTTTGCCTGTGGGAGGTTCTTTGAAATTCATAACGCCCGATACCGGTGACCGAGCTATCGTTATTCATAATAGCAATGGCTCGGTAAAAGCTTTTTCCAGTATTTGTACTCATGAGGGTTGTGAGGTCACTTACTACCCAAACCAACAGTATTTGGAGTGTCCTTGCCATGGGGCGCGCTTTGACCCCAATACCGGGGCTGTTTTGCGCCGACCTGCTAACCGACCGCTCAAAGCCTATAATGTTTCGGTAGATAATAGCGGCAATATAATTTATCAGCTTAAATAG